A single Perca flavescens isolate YP-PL-M2 chromosome 2, PFLA_1.0, whole genome shotgun sequence DNA region contains:
- the LOC114573851 gene encoding voltage-dependent calcium channel gamma-5 subunit, with protein MSLCGRKALTLLSSVFAVCALGLLGIAVSTDYWLYLEEGVILPLNQTNEIRMSLHYGLWRVCFLAGEEKGRCFTIEYVMPTNVQMTSESTVSVLKMIRSATPFPLVSLFFMFIGFVLSNIGHIRPHRTILAFVSGIFFILSGLSLVVGLVLYISNINDEMLNRTKTNEAYFSYNYGWSFAFAAISFLLTETAGVMSVYLFMKRYTAEEMYRPNQGFYRPRLSNCSDYSCQFLHPDALAGRGRSASAISSEASVQMNSHNYPALLKCPEYEQMSSSPC; from the exons ATGAGCCTATGTGGCAGAAAGGCGCTGACTTTGCTGAGCAGCGTGTTCGCTGTTTGCGCCCTGGGCCTGTTGGGTATCGCCGTAAGCACAGACTACTGGCTCTACCTGGAGGAAGGCGTCATCCTTCCCCTCAACCAGACCAACGAGATACGCATGTCCCTTCACTATGGCCTCTGGAGGGTTTGCTTCTTGGCTG GGGAGGAGAAAGGCCGGTGTTTTACGATAGAGTATGTGATGCCCACTAACGTCCAGATGACCTCTGAGTCCACTGTTAGTGTCCTGA AGATGATCCGTTCTGCCACACCCTTTCCTCTGGTCAGCCTCTTCTTCATGTTCATTGGTTTTGTACTGAGTAATATCGGCCACATCCGCCCCCATCGCACCATCCTGGCCTTCGTTTCTGGAATCTTCTTCATCCTGTCAG GTCTCTCTCTGGTAGTTGGTCTGGTGTTGTACATCTCCAACATTAATGATGAAATGTTGAACAGAACCAAAACTAATGAGGCCTACTTCAGCTACAATTATGGCTGGTCATTTGCTTTTGCTGCCATCTCCTTCCTGCTCACTGAG ACGGCAGGTGTCATGTCAGTGTACCTGTTCATGAAGCGTTACACAGCAGAAGAGATGTATCGGCCCAATCAGGGCTTCTACCGGCCTCGGCTCAGCAACTGTTCAGATTACTCCTGCCAGTTCCTCCATCCAGACGCCTTAGCCGGGCGTGGGCGCAGTGCCTCCGCCATCTCCTCTGAGGCCTCCGTCCAGATGAACTCTCACAACTACCCTGCTCTCCTCAAATGTCCTGAGTATGAACAAATGTCCTCCTCACCTTGCTGA